In the genome of Oscarella lobularis chromosome 1, ooOscLobu1.1, whole genome shotgun sequence, one region contains:
- the LOC136192132 gene encoding uncharacterized protein isoform X1 → MVYGTKNKIGNIDEDRLFQVNKTFIVDGADDICNTKHLCTLSVSNDFETKSYDENISFLCPSPLPRPITESSPLFIGLFVGALVIAVISYLALRKLCKSNDSCICCNDCCNNSCNDCCNNCCNNSSDEADRHKKATSCRETEEAESNAISAGATAAASSSKNDEVEPYSVPDTKEKKSKAAHRSVPKEEYAKPDMSKKLKKIEAQQAPTGGDVYAQVDKKKKAEKSVVTYTDLAQKKYRY, encoded by the exons ATGGTTTATGGAACCAAGAACAAAATTGGAAACATAGATGAAGACAGACTTTTTCAAGTGAACAAGACTTTCATCGTAGATGGAGCAGACGACATATGTAACACTAAGCATTTGTGCACTCTGAGTGTTAGCAACGACTTTGAGACGAAGTCATATGATGAAAACATCTCCTTTTTGT GTCCATCTCCTTTACCAAGGCCAATAACAG AAAGTTCTCCTCTTTTCATTGGTCTTTTTGTTGGTGCCCTTGTGATTGCAGTTATTTCTTACTTGGCTCTCAGAAAACTCTGCAAAA GCAATGACTCTTGCATTTGTTGCAACGATTGTTGCAACAACAGTTGCAACGATTGTTGCAACAACTGTTGCAACAACAG CAGTGACGAAGCTGACAGACACAAGAAA GCTACATCATGTAGGGAAACGGAAGAGGCTGAGTCAAATGCAATTTCTGCAGGAGccacagcagcagcatccTCTTCAAAAAATGATGAAGTTGAGCCCTATAGTGTGCCAgatacaaaagaaaagaagtccAAGGCAGCTCACAGGTCAGTCCCAAAGGAAGAGTATGCTAAACCTGACATGTCAAAGAAGTTGAAGAAGATAGAAGCCCAGCAAGCTCCTACAGGTGGCGATGTCTACGCCCAAGtagacaagaagaagaaa GCTGAAAAGTCGGTCGTGACTTATACTGACTTGGCTCAAAAGAAATACCGGTACTAG
- the LOC136192132 gene encoding uncharacterized protein isoform X2: MVYGTKNKIGNIDEDRLFQVNKTFIVDGADDICNTKHLCTLSVSNDFETKSYDENISFLCPSPLPRPITESSPLFIGLFVGALVIAVISYLALRKLCKSNDSCICCNDCCNNSCNDCCNNCCNNSDEADRHKKATSCRETEEAESNAISAGATAAASSSKNDEVEPYSVPDTKEKKSKAAHRSVPKEEYAKPDMSKKLKKIEAQQAPTGGDVYAQVDKKKKAEKSVVTYTDLAQKKYRY, encoded by the exons ATGGTTTATGGAACCAAGAACAAAATTGGAAACATAGATGAAGACAGACTTTTTCAAGTGAACAAGACTTTCATCGTAGATGGAGCAGACGACATATGTAACACTAAGCATTTGTGCACTCTGAGTGTTAGCAACGACTTTGAGACGAAGTCATATGATGAAAACATCTCCTTTTTGT GTCCATCTCCTTTACCAAGGCCAATAACAG AAAGTTCTCCTCTTTTCATTGGTCTTTTTGTTGGTGCCCTTGTGATTGCAGTTATTTCTTACTTGGCTCTCAGAAAACTCTGCAAAA GCAATGACTCTTGCATTTGTTGCAACGATTGTTGCAACAACAGTTGCAACGATTGTTGCAACAACTGTTGCAACAACAG TGACGAAGCTGACAGACACAAGAAA GCTACATCATGTAGGGAAACGGAAGAGGCTGAGTCAAATGCAATTTCTGCAGGAGccacagcagcagcatccTCTTCAAAAAATGATGAAGTTGAGCCCTATAGTGTGCCAgatacaaaagaaaagaagtccAAGGCAGCTCACAGGTCAGTCCCAAAGGAAGAGTATGCTAAACCTGACATGTCAAAGAAGTTGAAGAAGATAGAAGCCCAGCAAGCTCCTACAGGTGGCGATGTCTACGCCCAAGtagacaagaagaagaaa GCTGAAAAGTCGGTCGTGACTTATACTGACTTGGCTCAAAAGAAATACCGGTACTAG
- the LOC136191948 gene encoding carbohydrate sulfotransferase 14-like isoform X3: MRVQVPCGCGARKRSRFHLVTAISLILLAGTWCWIRSLRISCEDSRGTTTGRTPRTGSVFMAHCTNRTKRLIPAKKTAIEEAQSKRKSALKRLCAARQLSLNALTSKERHLLLRNIIVSDERKLLYCCIPHVACPTWNDILKKHSNESKLKVLVSYSPDQIERRLRTYYSFTFVRHPLARLVAAYRKNFVNGTKSALAKEIIKRYRNDPKAEKSGVTFEEFVRFLLEASVWAMDRHWQPSYLICQPCIVSYNFIGSFESLEDESNYVLERRGARERWPTGMRFNDTAMKQDLENMYKGLSSDLVRELVGKYHLDFSLFGYDFGQYL; the protein is encoded by the exons ATGCGAGTTCAGGTTCCATGTGGCTGCGGTGCTCGAAAGAGGTCACGGTTTCATCTAGTCACAGCGATATCTCTGATTCTTCTCGCTGGCACATGGTGCTGGATCCGCTCGCTGCGAATTTCATGTGAAGACTCGCGAGGGACGACTACTGGCAGGACTCCACGAACCGGATCTGTTTTCATGGCTCATTGCACCAATAGAACAAAACGACTAATACCAGCAAAGAAGACTGCTATCGAG GAAGCCCAATCGAAGCGCAAATCAGCGCTAAAACGTCTGTGTGCCGCACGCCAACTATCGCTCAACGCGCTCACCAGCAAAGAACGGCACCTTTTACTGAGAAACATCATCGTCAGTGACGAGCGAAAACTCCTCTACTGCTGCATTCCCCACGTGGCGTGTCCCACGTGGAACGACATCCTAAAGAAGCACTCGAACGAGTCCAAGCTCAAGGTTCTGGTCAGTTACTCGCCTGATCaaatcgaacgtcgtctgAGGACGTACTATAGTTTCACGTTCGTTCGTCATCCACTCGCACGTTTGGTCGCCGCCTATCGAAAGAATTTCGTCAACGGAACGAAATCAGCTTTAGCAAAGGAGATCATTAAAAGATATCGAAATGATccaaaagcagaaaagagtGGCGTTACATTTGAGGaattcgttcgctttttgTTGGAAGCGAGTGTTTGGGCAATGGATCGTCACTGGCAGCCTTCCTATCTCATCTGCCAGCCGTGCATCGTTTCGTATAATTTTATCGGTTCCTTTGAGTCGTTGGAAGATGAATCGAACTACGTTTTGGAAAGAAGGGGAGCTAGGGAACGGTGGCCCACTGGAATGCGATTCAATGACACGGCGATGAAGCAGGACCTAGAAAATATGTATAAAGGGCTAAGCTCTGATCTTGTAAGGGAACTTGTAGGAAAGTATCACTTGGATTTTTCACTCTTTGGCTACGATTTTGGTCAATATTTGTAA
- the LOC136191948 gene encoding uncharacterized protein isoform X1, whose translation MQTLLLLLAPYALLPAVSTQIYRAANSTSTCNPRWEFDCNAPAAQTPSSPCIPLSWRCDDELDCDTGADESNCASPTLHFESVTESSVDVVITPPPNDSPPITEYEIRYYKTSDSTTIEPKKITVPYPATENPTYVPLTQLETDTTYRVEVVAATTRGGDESKGKTVDGVVSTTTTTSGDETNETCRLTVSIDESTIDWNYECLDAPVHVFIAEVVRTTTPSYRRIVIGKEQPWSLSIDGMSLDTTTTTDDYSVRITAVTASTLVRSARYPVTSRGIKVEEVSSKAPLGLVIGIAVVGGVVAIVSTLLLCTFRLHQKSKAWDARKLSKVSVDDCRQESRV comes from the exons ATGCAAaccctccttctcctccttgcACCCTACGCTCTCCTCCCCGCCGTCTCCACGCAAATCTACCGCGCAGCCAACTCGACATCGACCTGCAATCCGCGCTGGGAATTCGACTGCAATGCGCCCGCCGCCCAAACGCCCTCATCACCGTGCATCCCACTCTCGTGgcgatgcgacgacgaactggaCTGCGACACGGGCGCCGACGAATCCAACTGCGCCTCGCCGACCCTCCACTTCGAATCGGTGACCGAatcgagcgtcgacgtcgtcataacgccgccgccaaacGACTCGCCACCGATCACCGAGTACGAAATCCGATACTACAAAACGTcggactcgacgacgatcgaaccGAAAAAAATCACCGTACCCTATCCGGCAACGGAGAACCCAACCTACGTCCCTCTAACCCAACTCGAAACCGATACGACCTATCGggtcgaagtcgtcgccgccacgACTCGAGGCGGAGACGAATCGAAAGGGAAAAcggtcgacggcgtcgtatcgacgacgacgacgacgtccggcgacgaaacgaacgagaCATGTCGACTGACGGTatcgatcgacgaatcgacgatcgaTTGGAACTACGAGTGTCTCGACGCGCCCGTCCACGTTTTCATAGCGGAAGTTGtccggacgacgacgccgtcctATCGGCGAATCGTAATAGGGAAAGAACAACCGTGGAGTCTAAGTATCGATGGAATGTCTCTGGATACGACTACGACAACGGACGATTATAGCGTTCGAATTACGGCTGTCACTGCGAGCACGTTGGTTCGGTCCGCGCGATATCCCGTGACGTCACGGGGTATCAAAGTCGAAGAAGTTTCGAGCAAAg cTCCTCTTGGTTTGGTAATTGGAATTGCGGTCGTTGGGGGCGTGGTCGCTATTGTGTCGACTCTTCTTCTCTGTACCTTCAG GTTGCATCAAAAGTCGAAGGCCTGGGACGCGAGGAAACTGTCCAAGGttagcgtcgacgattgccGGCAAGAGAGTCGCGTATAG
- the LOC136199883 gene encoding uncharacterized protein isoform X2 — protein sequence MIQIVIVTHCVLAFVLCRGKQFVYKAKPMRHEVTNEASQKLFVGERGMATLSYQYRGNNTVAAFTWQTLSPETTIATLTTVASSAVPPYSVAGIVSQAYRTDLIIRSVIASLDGKVYRCFVDFSPASTPRVFSGQVTLTLRDVPELFVLSPSDENVIVNISKPFVIRINVTQGDDVVNVNLTKDGDLVQLNGMGKLYEHNIPQVKASTNGTYIAIGDNDVGYHQVSFKLLAFYLDNAECSVVANSMVHGTVICTIKSFPPVEKATYSCENQRVDLTWKEIGSADMLGVSKYQANASISSTDVPIFNGTCRLTTANVYGQFNETLNEVLLSTPTPPPRPTTDGFRTMTGLSSDTVGIQSTFLPTQSAETCSRTGLFAAVGVMAVLLVLVGGHGSTKSEFREKPKMLKCKAAHCMHRQRMFAIKFTQRLKHHQSMPQFPRLRADVSQAGHSTKAAEMNPFLFVCNFHGW from the exons ATGATCCAGATCGTCATCGTTACTCACTGTGTGTTGGCCTTTGTGCTTTGCCGAGGAAAAC AATTTGTCTATAAAGCCAAGCCAATGCGACATGAAGTCACCAATGAAGCTTCCCAGAAGTTATTTGTTGGCGAAAGAGGCATGGCAACGCTTTCCTATCAATACAGGGGAAACAACACTGTTGCTGCCTTCACCTGGCAAACGCTATCTCccgagacgacgatcgccACGCTCACAACAGTTGCTTCAAGCGCCGTTCCTCCTTATTCTGTCGCAGGCATTGTATCACAAGCATATCGTACAGATTTGATAATCAGAAGCGTGATCGCGTCTCTCGACGGCAAAGTATACCGGTGttttgttgatttttctccTGCTTCTACACCTCGTGTTTTCAGTGGTCAAGTGACTCTGACTTTGAGAG ATGTTCCAGAATTATTTGTACTTTCACCATCTGACGAGAACGTCATTGTGAATATAAGCAAACCGTTTGTGATCAGAATCAATGTTACCCAAGGAGATGATGTAGTGAACGTGAATTTGACAAAAGACGGAGATTTGGTGCAGCTCAATGGCATGGGAAAACTCTATGAGCACAATATACCTCAAGTGAAGGCTTCAACAAATGGTACATACATCGCTATTGGTGACAATGATGTTGGCTACCATCAAGTCAGTTTCAAATTATTGGCATTTT ATCTTGACAATGCCGAGTGCAGCGTTGTGGCCAATTCTATGGTTCACGGAACTGTTATCTGCACCATCAAGTCTTTCCCACCGGTGGAGAAAGCCACGTACTCTTGTGAAAATCAACGCGTCGACTTGACGTGGAAGGAAATTGGAAGTGCAGACATGTTAGGAGTGTCTAAATATCAAGCAAACGCGTCTATTAGCAGCACTGACGTGCCAATATTCAATGGAACATGCAGACTAACCACTGCTAATGTGTATGGACAGTTCAATGAAACTCTAAACGAAG tCCTACTTTCAACACCTACTCCTCCGCCACGTCCTACCACTGATGGCTTTAGAA CAATGACAGGTCTTTCTAGTGATACAGTGGGAATTCAGTCAACGTTCCTTCCGACTCAAA GTGCAGAAACTTGCAGTCGCACTGGACTTTTTGCAGCAGTCGGAGTTATGGCTGTTCTACTCGTACTTGTTGGAG GACACGGAAGCACGAAGAGCGAGTTCAGAGAGAAACCAAAAATGTTGAAATGCAAAGCAGCTCATTGTATGCATCGGCAAAGGATGTTCGCCATCAAATTCACGCAAAGACTGAAGCACCACCAGAGTATGCCTCAATTTCCGAGGCTAAGAGCTGACGTGTCACAG GCGGGACACAGTACTAAGGCTGCCGAAATGAATCCTTTTTTGTTTGTCTGTAATTTTCATGGGTGGTAA
- the LOC136199883 gene encoding uncharacterized protein isoform X3 yields MIQIVIVTHCVLAFVLCRGKPKPMRHEVTNEASQKLFVGERGMATLSYQYRGNNTVAAFTWQTLSPETTIATLTTVASSAVPPYSVAGIVSQAYRTDLIIRSVIASLDGKVYRCFVDFSPASTPRVFSGQVTLTLRDVPELFVLSPSDENVIVNISKPFVIRINVTQGDDVVNVNLTKDGDLVQLNGMGKLYEHNIPQVKASTNGTYIAIGDNDVGYHQVSFKLLAFYLDNAECSVVANSMVHGTVICTIKSFPPVEKATYSCENQRVDLTWKEIGSADMLGVSKYQANASISSTDVPIFNGTCRLTTANVYGQFNETLNEVLLSTPTPPPRPTTDGFRTMTGLSSDTVGIQSTFLPTQSAETCSRTGLFAAVGVMAVLLVLVGGHGSTKSEFREKPKMLKCKAAHCMHRQRMFAIKFTQRLKHHQSMPQFPRLRADVSQVLLSVGLIVLLFLTYLAAGGTQY; encoded by the exons ATGATCCAGATCGTCATCGTTACTCACTGTGTGTTGGCCTTTGTGCTTTGCCGAGGAAAAC CCAAGCCAATGCGACATGAAGTCACCAATGAAGCTTCCCAGAAGTTATTTGTTGGCGAAAGAGGCATGGCAACGCTTTCCTATCAATACAGGGGAAACAACACTGTTGCTGCCTTCACCTGGCAAACGCTATCTCccgagacgacgatcgccACGCTCACAACAGTTGCTTCAAGCGCCGTTCCTCCTTATTCTGTCGCAGGCATTGTATCACAAGCATATCGTACAGATTTGATAATCAGAAGCGTGATCGCGTCTCTCGACGGCAAAGTATACCGGTGttttgttgatttttctccTGCTTCTACACCTCGTGTTTTCAGTGGTCAAGTGACTCTGACTTTGAGAG ATGTTCCAGAATTATTTGTACTTTCACCATCTGACGAGAACGTCATTGTGAATATAAGCAAACCGTTTGTGATCAGAATCAATGTTACCCAAGGAGATGATGTAGTGAACGTGAATTTGACAAAAGACGGAGATTTGGTGCAGCTCAATGGCATGGGAAAACTCTATGAGCACAATATACCTCAAGTGAAGGCTTCAACAAATGGTACATACATCGCTATTGGTGACAATGATGTTGGCTACCATCAAGTCAGTTTCAAATTATTGGCATTTT ATCTTGACAATGCCGAGTGCAGCGTTGTGGCCAATTCTATGGTTCACGGAACTGTTATCTGCACCATCAAGTCTTTCCCACCGGTGGAGAAAGCCACGTACTCTTGTGAAAATCAACGCGTCGACTTGACGTGGAAGGAAATTGGAAGTGCAGACATGTTAGGAGTGTCTAAATATCAAGCAAACGCGTCTATTAGCAGCACTGACGTGCCAATATTCAATGGAACATGCAGACTAACCACTGCTAATGTGTATGGACAGTTCAATGAAACTCTAAACGAAG tCCTACTTTCAACACCTACTCCTCCGCCACGTCCTACCACTGATGGCTTTAGAA CAATGACAGGTCTTTCTAGTGATACAGTGGGAATTCAGTCAACGTTCCTTCCGACTCAAA GTGCAGAAACTTGCAGTCGCACTGGACTTTTTGCAGCAGTCGGAGTTATGGCTGTTCTACTCGTACTTGTTGGAG GACACGGAAGCACGAAGAGCGAGTTCAGAGAGAAACCAAAAATGTTGAAATGCAAAGCAGCTCATTGTATGCATCGGCAAAGGATGTTCGCCATCAAATTCACGCAAAGACTGAAGCACCACCAGAGTATGCCTCAATTTCCGAGGCTAAGAGCTGACGTGTCACAGGTACTTCTATCTGTTGGTTTAATAGTGTTGTTGTTCTTGACGTATTTGGCGGCAGGCGGGACACAGTACTAA
- the LOC136199883 gene encoding uncharacterized protein isoform X4, giving the protein MRHEVTNEASQKLFVGERGMATLSYQYRGNNTVAAFTWQTLSPETTIATLTTVASSAVPPYSVAGIVSQAYRTDLIIRSVIASLDGKVYRCFVDFSPASTPRVFSGQVTLTLRDVPELFVLSPSDENVIVNISKPFVIRINVTQGDDVVNVNLTKDGDLVQLNGMGKLYEHNIPQVKASTNGTYIAIGDNDVGYHQVSFKLLAFYLDNAECSVVANSMVHGTVICTIKSFPPVEKATYSCENQRVDLTWKEIGSADMLGVSKYQANASISSTDVPIFNGTCRLTTANVYGQFNETLNEVLLSTPTPPPRPTTDGFRTMTGLSSDTVGIQSTFLPTQSAETCSRTGLFAAVGVMAVLLVLVGGHGSTKSEFREKPKMLKCKAAHCMHRQRMFAIKFTQRLKHHQSMPQFPRLRADVSQVLLSVGLIVLLFLTYLAAGGTQY; this is encoded by the exons ATGCGACATGAAGTCACCAATGAAGCTTCCCAGAAGTTATTTGTTGGCGAAAGAGGCATGGCAACGCTTTCCTATCAATACAGGGGAAACAACACTGTTGCTGCCTTCACCTGGCAAACGCTATCTCccgagacgacgatcgccACGCTCACAACAGTTGCTTCAAGCGCCGTTCCTCCTTATTCTGTCGCAGGCATTGTATCACAAGCATATCGTACAGATTTGATAATCAGAAGCGTGATCGCGTCTCTCGACGGCAAAGTATACCGGTGttttgttgatttttctccTGCTTCTACACCTCGTGTTTTCAGTGGTCAAGTGACTCTGACTTTGAGAG ATGTTCCAGAATTATTTGTACTTTCACCATCTGACGAGAACGTCATTGTGAATATAAGCAAACCGTTTGTGATCAGAATCAATGTTACCCAAGGAGATGATGTAGTGAACGTGAATTTGACAAAAGACGGAGATTTGGTGCAGCTCAATGGCATGGGAAAACTCTATGAGCACAATATACCTCAAGTGAAGGCTTCAACAAATGGTACATACATCGCTATTGGTGACAATGATGTTGGCTACCATCAAGTCAGTTTCAAATTATTGGCATTTT ATCTTGACAATGCCGAGTGCAGCGTTGTGGCCAATTCTATGGTTCACGGAACTGTTATCTGCACCATCAAGTCTTTCCCACCGGTGGAGAAAGCCACGTACTCTTGTGAAAATCAACGCGTCGACTTGACGTGGAAGGAAATTGGAAGTGCAGACATGTTAGGAGTGTCTAAATATCAAGCAAACGCGTCTATTAGCAGCACTGACGTGCCAATATTCAATGGAACATGCAGACTAACCACTGCTAATGTGTATGGACAGTTCAATGAAACTCTAAACGAAG tCCTACTTTCAACACCTACTCCTCCGCCACGTCCTACCACTGATGGCTTTAGAA CAATGACAGGTCTTTCTAGTGATACAGTGGGAATTCAGTCAACGTTCCTTCCGACTCAAA GTGCAGAAACTTGCAGTCGCACTGGACTTTTTGCAGCAGTCGGAGTTATGGCTGTTCTACTCGTACTTGTTGGAG GACACGGAAGCACGAAGAGCGAGTTCAGAGAGAAACCAAAAATGTTGAAATGCAAAGCAGCTCATTGTATGCATCGGCAAAGGATGTTCGCCATCAAATTCACGCAAAGACTGAAGCACCACCAGAGTATGCCTCAATTTCCGAGGCTAAGAGCTGACGTGTCACAGGTACTTCTATCTGTTGGTTTAATAGTGTTGTTGTTCTTGACGTATTTGGCGGCAGGCGGGACACAGTACTAA
- the LOC136191948 gene encoding carbohydrate sulfotransferase 14-like isoform X2: MRVQVPCGCGARKRSRFHLVTAISLILLAGTWCWIRSLRISCEDSRGTTTGRTPRTGSVFMAHCTNRTKRLIPAKKTAIEVKQSESLEEAQSKRKSALKRLCAARQLSLNALTSKERHLLLRNIIVSDERKLLYCCIPHVACPTWNDILKKHSNESKLKVLVSYSPDQIERRLRTYYSFTFVRHPLARLVAAYRKNFVNGTKSALAKEIIKRYRNDPKAEKSGVTFEEFVRFLLEASVWAMDRHWQPSYLICQPCIVSYNFIGSFESLEDESNYVLERRGARERWPTGMRFNDTAMKQDLENMYKGLSSDLVRELVGKYHLDFSLFGYDFGQYL, encoded by the exons ATGCGAGTTCAGGTTCCATGTGGCTGCGGTGCTCGAAAGAGGTCACGGTTTCATCTAGTCACAGCGATATCTCTGATTCTTCTCGCTGGCACATGGTGCTGGATCCGCTCGCTGCGAATTTCATGTGAAGACTCGCGAGGGACGACTACTGGCAGGACTCCACGAACCGGATCTGTTTTCATGGCTCATTGCACCAATAGAACAAAACGACTAATACCAGCAAAGAAGACTGCTATCGAGGTAAAGCAGTCAGAATCTTTAGAA GAAGCCCAATCGAAGCGCAAATCAGCGCTAAAACGTCTGTGTGCCGCACGCCAACTATCGCTCAACGCGCTCACCAGCAAAGAACGGCACCTTTTACTGAGAAACATCATCGTCAGTGACGAGCGAAAACTCCTCTACTGCTGCATTCCCCACGTGGCGTGTCCCACGTGGAACGACATCCTAAAGAAGCACTCGAACGAGTCCAAGCTCAAGGTTCTGGTCAGTTACTCGCCTGATCaaatcgaacgtcgtctgAGGACGTACTATAGTTTCACGTTCGTTCGTCATCCACTCGCACGTTTGGTCGCCGCCTATCGAAAGAATTTCGTCAACGGAACGAAATCAGCTTTAGCAAAGGAGATCATTAAAAGATATCGAAATGATccaaaagcagaaaagagtGGCGTTACATTTGAGGaattcgttcgctttttgTTGGAAGCGAGTGTTTGGGCAATGGATCGTCACTGGCAGCCTTCCTATCTCATCTGCCAGCCGTGCATCGTTTCGTATAATTTTATCGGTTCCTTTGAGTCGTTGGAAGATGAATCGAACTACGTTTTGGAAAGAAGGGGAGCTAGGGAACGGTGGCCCACTGGAATGCGATTCAATGACACGGCGATGAAGCAGGACCTAGAAAATATGTATAAAGGGCTAAGCTCTGATCTTGTAAGGGAACTTGTAGGAAAGTATCACTTGGATTTTTCACTCTTTGGCTACGATTTTGGTCAATATTTGTAA
- the LOC136199883 gene encoding uncharacterized protein isoform X1 produces the protein MIQIVIVTHCVLAFVLCRGKQFVYKAKPMRHEVTNEASQKLFVGERGMATLSYQYRGNNTVAAFTWQTLSPETTIATLTTVASSAVPPYSVAGIVSQAYRTDLIIRSVIASLDGKVYRCFVDFSPASTPRVFSGQVTLTLRDVPELFVLSPSDENVIVNISKPFVIRINVTQGDDVVNVNLTKDGDLVQLNGMGKLYEHNIPQVKASTNGTYIAIGDNDVGYHQVSFKLLAFYLDNAECSVVANSMVHGTVICTIKSFPPVEKATYSCENQRVDLTWKEIGSADMLGVSKYQANASISSTDVPIFNGTCRLTTANVYGQFNETLNEVLLSTPTPPPRPTTDGFRTMTGLSSDTVGIQSTFLPTQSAETCSRTGLFAAVGVMAVLLVLVGGHGSTKSEFREKPKMLKCKAAHCMHRQRMFAIKFTQRLKHHQSMPQFPRLRADVSQVLLSVGLIVLLFLTYLAAGGTQY, from the exons ATGATCCAGATCGTCATCGTTACTCACTGTGTGTTGGCCTTTGTGCTTTGCCGAGGAAAAC AATTTGTCTATAAAGCCAAGCCAATGCGACATGAAGTCACCAATGAAGCTTCCCAGAAGTTATTTGTTGGCGAAAGAGGCATGGCAACGCTTTCCTATCAATACAGGGGAAACAACACTGTTGCTGCCTTCACCTGGCAAACGCTATCTCccgagacgacgatcgccACGCTCACAACAGTTGCTTCAAGCGCCGTTCCTCCTTATTCTGTCGCAGGCATTGTATCACAAGCATATCGTACAGATTTGATAATCAGAAGCGTGATCGCGTCTCTCGACGGCAAAGTATACCGGTGttttgttgatttttctccTGCTTCTACACCTCGTGTTTTCAGTGGTCAAGTGACTCTGACTTTGAGAG ATGTTCCAGAATTATTTGTACTTTCACCATCTGACGAGAACGTCATTGTGAATATAAGCAAACCGTTTGTGATCAGAATCAATGTTACCCAAGGAGATGATGTAGTGAACGTGAATTTGACAAAAGACGGAGATTTGGTGCAGCTCAATGGCATGGGAAAACTCTATGAGCACAATATACCTCAAGTGAAGGCTTCAACAAATGGTACATACATCGCTATTGGTGACAATGATGTTGGCTACCATCAAGTCAGTTTCAAATTATTGGCATTTT ATCTTGACAATGCCGAGTGCAGCGTTGTGGCCAATTCTATGGTTCACGGAACTGTTATCTGCACCATCAAGTCTTTCCCACCGGTGGAGAAAGCCACGTACTCTTGTGAAAATCAACGCGTCGACTTGACGTGGAAGGAAATTGGAAGTGCAGACATGTTAGGAGTGTCTAAATATCAAGCAAACGCGTCTATTAGCAGCACTGACGTGCCAATATTCAATGGAACATGCAGACTAACCACTGCTAATGTGTATGGACAGTTCAATGAAACTCTAAACGAAG tCCTACTTTCAACACCTACTCCTCCGCCACGTCCTACCACTGATGGCTTTAGAA CAATGACAGGTCTTTCTAGTGATACAGTGGGAATTCAGTCAACGTTCCTTCCGACTCAAA GTGCAGAAACTTGCAGTCGCACTGGACTTTTTGCAGCAGTCGGAGTTATGGCTGTTCTACTCGTACTTGTTGGAG GACACGGAAGCACGAAGAGCGAGTTCAGAGAGAAACCAAAAATGTTGAAATGCAAAGCAGCTCATTGTATGCATCGGCAAAGGATGTTCGCCATCAAATTCACGCAAAGACTGAAGCACCACCAGAGTATGCCTCAATTTCCGAGGCTAAGAGCTGACGTGTCACAGGTACTTCTATCTGTTGGTTTAATAGTGTTGTTGTTCTTGACGTATTTGGCGGCAGGCGGGACACAGTACTAA